NNNNNNNNNNNNNNNNNNNNNNNNNNNNNNNNNNNNNNNNNNNNNNNNNNNNNNNNNNNNNNNNNNNNNNNNNNNNNNNNNNNNNNNNNNNNNNNNNNNNNNNNNNNNNNNNNNNNNNNNNNNNNNNNNNNNNNNNNTTTTCCAGAGGTTATCTACTATTGTAGAGGATGGTTCTGATTTAAGTATAATATCAGATAGATGCGCAGCAATTTTCGCAGCGAAAGATAAATGGTACCCACGTGCACACCATGGTATTTGTCCCGTACACCTCCAGCGTAACGTTAATGATAAGTTTAAGGGGCTGCAACAGAAAGCAATGGTTGGCAGAGCTGAGAATGCGTTCAGAGTTTCGGAATTTAAGGAGATAATGGAGCTTATTAAACTGACGGATTGGAGATGCTGGGATTATTTGGAGAAGATCGACAAGAAGCTATGGACACGTTCACATTTCGAAGGGGAGAGATTTAACGTGATGACTTCTAACGCTGCTGAATCGTTGAATAATGCTCTTCTGCCCGCTCGTGATAGTCCTATAATGGCATTGTTCGAGTTTATTCGCCGGAAGCTGTGTACATGGTATGTGAGCAGACGCACCGAGATCAGTAAGATGAAGGGAAATGTTCCAGATAATATTCAAAAGATACTGGTTGAACAGCTGGTGCTGTCAACGGGCCTTCTAGTTATGCCATGTTCGACTTGATTCGAAGTTACGCACATGCCAACTAATTTTGGTTTCACGGTTGATCTGGATAAACGAACTTGCACTTGCCTCGAATTCCAAAAGCTTGGTTTGCCTTGCCGACATGCCATTGCTGCTGCTTCTTGCCGTAATATGCAGTACACCATGTTTGTTTGCAAACACCATCTCAAAGAGACATGGGCTGAAACAGTTAGGGGTATCATA
This genomic window from Brassica oleracea var. oleracea cultivar TO1000 unplaced genomic scaffold, BOL UnpScaffold02023, whole genome shotgun sequence contains:
- the LOC106321570 gene encoding uncharacterized protein LOC106321570 produces the protein MPTNFGFTVDLDKRTCTCLEFQKLGLPCRHAIAAASCRNMQYTMFVCKHHLKETWAETVRGIILPVPDPKDVEVLAEILMVDLYSPTTKRTKGRPGIKRKLSAGEIPVRLWC